A single genomic interval of Streptococcus suis harbors:
- a CDS encoding YggT family protein, translated as MQILIFLLLKIVEIYSYLLLAYALLSWFPSLYTSSIGRLIQWLVAPILKPFRRFNLQFMGLDWTVMAAMIALNMGTRFLVQLLLLLA; from the coding sequence ATGCAAATTTTGATTTTTTTACTATTAAAAATTGTAGAAATTTATTCCTATCTCTTATTGGCTTACGCTTTGCTAAGTTGGTTTCCTAGCCTATACACAAGCTCTATTGGACGTTTGATTCAATGGCTGGTAGCACCGATTTTAAAACCCTTTAGGCGATTTAATCTGCAATTTATGGGGTTGGATTGGACTGTAATGGCAGCCATGATTGCGCTTAATATGGGAACACGCTTCTTGGTTCAATTATTGCTCCTGTTAGCATAG
- a CDS encoding cell division protein SepF, translated as MALKDTFKNLFNYFEVDEVNEVEEQADAYSMPNDRPKMRVANTTAAPVREQQPKVETRREARSESQLQRLHERQQELMTNNNEKEIVKTTIDIKFPKRYEDAPEMVNLLLDNASILIDFQYMSEQQARRCLDYLDGARSVLSGNLKKVSNTMWLLTPVNVTVNIEELRNAGTSTGVADSNFDFDIKR; from the coding sequence ATGGCATTAAAAGATACATTTAAGAACTTATTTAATTACTTTGAAGTTGACGAAGTCAATGAAGTTGAAGAACAGGCAGATGCCTATTCAATGCCTAATGATCGTCCTAAAATGCGTGTTGCCAATACTACAGCTGCACCTGTGCGCGAACAGCAGCCAAAAGTAGAGACGCGTCGGGAAGCACGTTCAGAAAGTCAACTTCAACGCCTACATGAAAGGCAGCAAGAATTGATGACTAATAATAACGAAAAAGAGATTGTCAAAACTACAATTGATATTAAGTTTCCAAAACGTTATGAAGATGCACCAGAGATGGTAAATCTTTTATTAGATAATGCGAGTATTCTCATTGATTTTCAATATATGTCGGAGCAACAAGCTAGACGTTGCCTAGACTACTTGGATGGTGCTCGTTCAGTATTATCTGGAAATTTGAAAAAGGTCTCAAATACCATGTGGCTGTTAACTCCAGTAAATGTCACAGTCAATATTGAAGAATTGCGCAATGCTGGTACAAGTACTGGTGTGGCTGATTCAAATTTTGACTTTGATATAAAACGGTAA
- a CDS encoding DUF1827 family protein, whose amino-acid sequence MKIINTTNSHPNLVQSQLANTDAFLVETYSAGNTDVIFTQAPRHYELLISNKYRAVQQNEIEQIRDFFLHRKIDERTINKAAIQTIHTDRLIEMSIPIIAEV is encoded by the coding sequence ATGAAAATCATTAACACGACAAATAGTCATCCCAATCTTGTCCAAAGCCAGTTGGCTAATACTGATGCTTTCCTAGTAGAGACTTATTCTGCAGGTAATACAGACGTTATTTTCACACAGGCACCCCGTCATTATGAACTCTTGATTAGTAATAAATACCGTGCAGTACAACAAAATGAAATCGAGCAAATTCGTGATTTCTTCCTTCATCGAAAAATTGATGAACGAACTATTAACAAGGCTGCCATTCAAACGATTCACACAGACCGTTTGATTGAAATGTCTATTCCCATTATCGCAGAAGTGTAA
- a CDS encoding DivIVA domain-containing protein, whose amino-acid sequence MALTALELKDKTFATKFRGYDADEVDDFLDIVTRDYEDLIRKNHDQELELKNLRERLAYFDEMKESLSKSVLLAQDTAEKVKVAAEDQAVNIIKQADYDAATLLHEAKDKANEILRNATDNAQKVVIETEELKNKTRIFHQRLKSTVESQLSLVNSSEWEEILRPTASYIQTSDEAFRDVLHKALDEELPVEEESLDYTRQLTPEEIAELTRQAAAFESGDSVEISTEE is encoded by the coding sequence ATGGCACTTACAGCATTAGAATTAAAAGATAAAACCTTTGCTACAAAATTTAGAGGATACGACGCAGATGAAGTTGATGACTTTTTGGACATTGTAACACGTGATTATGAGGATTTAATTCGTAAAAATCATGACCAAGAGTTAGAATTGAAAAATTTGCGGGAACGTTTGGCTTATTTTGATGAGATGAAAGAATCATTGAGTAAATCAGTTCTTTTAGCTCAAGATACAGCTGAGAAAGTAAAGGTTGCGGCCGAAGATCAAGCGGTAAATATTATTAAACAAGCTGACTATGATGCGGCAACATTGTTACATGAAGCTAAAGATAAGGCAAATGAAATTCTTCGTAATGCGACTGACAACGCGCAAAAAGTTGTCATTGAGACTGAAGAATTAAAAAACAAGACACGTATTTTCCATCAGCGTCTGAAATCAACAGTGGAAAGCCAATTATCATTGGTTAATTCATCTGAATGGGAGGAAATCCTTCGCCCAACAGCAAGTTACATTCAAACAAGTGATGAGGCTTTCCGTGATGTTCTTCATAAGGCTTTGGATGAAGAATTACCTGTTGAAGAAGAAAGTTTGGATTATACACGTCAATTGACACCAGAAGAAATTGCAGAATTAACTCGTCAGGCAGCGGCTTTTGAGAGTGGAGATTCTGTAGAAATTTCAACAGAAGAATAA
- a CDS encoding YggS family pyridoxal phosphate-dependent enzyme, with protein MNFQKNKDAIFSAVAKAAEKAGRPSESVKVIAVTKYVDSSIANQLVNAGITHIGENRVDQFLEKYNALADKQLTWHLIGTLQRRKVKDIIPFVDYFHALDSVKLAQEIDKRATKIVKCFLQVNVSGEESKHGFAVSEIDAALAEISLLENIELVGLMTMVPIDATDDELDEIFSKMQEIQEELATRNLPRMPFTELSMGMSGDFERAIAHGATYVRIGSAFFE; from the coding sequence ATGAATTTTCAAAAGAATAAGGATGCTATCTTTTCAGCAGTGGCAAAAGCTGCTGAGAAGGCAGGTCGTCCAAGTGAATCAGTAAAGGTAATAGCTGTCACCAAATATGTTGACAGCTCTATTGCTAATCAGCTTGTGAATGCTGGGATTACCCATATTGGAGAAAATCGAGTCGATCAGTTCTTAGAAAAGTATAATGCCCTAGCAGACAAACAATTGACCTGGCATTTGATAGGGACTTTACAGAGAAGAAAGGTCAAGGACATTATTCCATTTGTTGATTATTTCCACGCCCTAGACTCTGTCAAACTAGCTCAGGAAATAGATAAACGTGCGACTAAAATAGTCAAGTGTTTCCTCCAAGTCAACGTTTCTGGTGAGGAGAGTAAGCATGGCTTTGCAGTATCTGAGATTGATGCGGCACTTGCTGAAATTAGCTTATTGGAGAACATTGAACTTGTTGGATTGATGACGATGGTACCGATTGATGCTACAGATGATGAATTAGACGAGATCTTTTCTAAAATGCAGGAAATCCAAGAAGAACTAGCTACAAGGAACTTACCACGTATGCCCTTTACAGAGTTAAGTATGGGAATGAGTGGGGACTTTGAACGCGCCATTGCTCACGGAGCTACATATGTGAGAATTGGCTCAGCATTCTTTGAATAA
- the ileS gene encoding isoleucine--tRNA ligase: MKLKETLNLGKTAFPMRAGLPTREPEWQKAWDEANLYARRQELNEGKPAFHLHDGPPYANGNIHVGHALNKISKDIIVRSKSMSGFRAPFVPGWDTHGLPIEQVLAKQGVKRKEMDLVEYLEMCRDYALSQVDKQRDDFKRLGVSADWENPYITLTKDYEAAQIRVFGAMADKGYIYRGAKPVYWSWSSESALAEAEIEYHDIDSTSLYYANKVKDGKGLLDTDSYIVVWTTTPFTVTASRGLTMGADIDYVLVQPAGSDRKYVLAEALVDSLAAKFGWESFEVISKHKGAEFEYIVTEHPWDREVDELVILGEHVTTDSGTGIVHTAPGFGEDDYNVGVKYDLEVAVTVSERGIMNEAAGPDFEGQFYDKVVPTVKEKLGDLLLASEVINHSYPFDWRTKKPIIWRAVPQWFASVSKFRQEILDQIEATTFNPSWGKTRLYNMIRDRGDWVISRQRAWGVPLPIFYAEDGTAIMTKEVTDHVAALFEEHGSIIWWKSEAKDLLPAGFTHPGSPNGEFTKETDIMDVWFDSGSSWNGVMNARENLAYPADLYLEGSDQYRGWFNSSLITSVAVNGHAPYKAVLSQGFVLDGKGMKMSKSLGNTILPSDVEKQFGAEILRLWVTSVDTSNDVRVSMDILGQVSETYRKIRNTLRFLIANTSDFNPASDTVAYEELRSVDQYLLVKFNKLVAQIREAYDNYDFMAIYKSVVNFVTLDLSAFYLDFAKDVVYIDGAKSLSRRQMQTVFYDILVKITKLLTPILPHTAEEIWSYLEHEAEEFVQLAEMPEVETFANEAQLLADWENFMNFRTQAQKALEEARNEKVIGKSLEAHLTAYVSAETKSFLESLNVDLAQLLIVSNLTVTTEAAPESAVLVEEVAFTVERASGEVCDRCRRIDTSVAERSYGATICDHCASVVEENFAEAVAQGFEA; the protein is encoded by the coding sequence ATGAAACTAAAAGAAACACTCAACTTAGGTAAGACAGCATTTCCTATGCGTGCAGGCTTACCAACACGTGAGCCAGAATGGCAAAAGGCCTGGGATGAAGCAAACTTGTATGCTCGTCGCCAAGAACTCAATGAAGGCAAACCTGCCTTCCACCTCCACGATGGCCCTCCATACGCTAACGGAAATATCCACGTTGGACATGCTTTGAACAAGATTTCTAAAGATATTATCGTTCGCTCTAAGTCAATGTCTGGTTTCCGTGCTCCATTTGTACCAGGTTGGGATACGCATGGTCTTCCGATTGAGCAGGTCTTGGCAAAACAAGGTGTCAAACGCAAGGAAATGGACTTGGTTGAATATCTTGAAATGTGTCGTGATTATGCTCTTAGTCAAGTTGACAAGCAACGTGATGATTTTAAACGCTTGGGTGTTTCTGCAGACTGGGAAAATCCATATATCACTTTGACTAAAGACTACGAAGCAGCTCAAATCCGTGTCTTCGGTGCCATGGCAGACAAGGGCTATATCTACCGCGGTGCTAAGCCTGTCTACTGGTCATGGTCATCTGAGTCTGCCCTTGCAGAAGCTGAAATTGAATATCACGACATTGACTCGACATCTCTTTACTATGCTAACAAGGTCAAAGATGGCAAGGGGCTCTTGGATACGGATAGCTACATCGTTGTCTGGACAACCACTCCATTTACGGTAACGGCTTCTCGCGGTTTGACAATGGGAGCAGACATTGACTATGTCTTGGTTCAACCTGCTGGCTCTGACCGTAAGTATGTCTTGGCAGAAGCCTTGGTTGATAGCTTGGCAGCCAAATTCGGTTGGGAATCCTTCGAAGTGATTTCAAAACACAAGGGTGCTGAATTTGAATATATCGTGACCGAACACCCATGGGATAGAGAAGTGGATGAATTGGTCATCTTGGGTGAGCATGTTACAACGGACTCAGGTACTGGTATCGTCCATACGGCTCCAGGCTTTGGTGAGGATGACTACAATGTTGGTGTCAAATATGACTTGGAAGTTGCCGTAACGGTTAGCGAGCGTGGAATCATGAACGAGGCTGCTGGTCCTGATTTTGAAGGTCAATTCTATGACAAGGTTGTGCCAACTGTTAAGGAAAAATTGGGTGACTTGCTCCTTGCTAGTGAAGTGATCAATCACTCCTACCCATTTGACTGGAGAACCAAGAAGCCAATCATCTGGCGTGCAGTGCCACAGTGGTTTGCCTCTGTTTCTAAATTCCGTCAGGAAATCTTGGACCAAATCGAAGCAACAACTTTCAATCCATCTTGGGGTAAAACGCGTCTTTACAACATGATCCGTGACCGCGGTGACTGGGTCATCTCTCGTCAACGTGCTTGGGGTGTGCCACTCCCTATCTTCTATGCTGAAGACGGCACAGCCATCATGACCAAGGAAGTTACAGACCATGTAGCAGCTCTCTTTGAGGAACATGGTTCTATCATCTGGTGGAAATCTGAAGCCAAAGATCTTTTGCCAGCTGGTTTCACTCATCCAGGTTCACCAAATGGCGAATTTACCAAAGAAACAGACATCATGGACGTATGGTTCGACTCAGGTTCATCTTGGAATGGTGTCATGAACGCCCGTGAAAACCTTGCTTACCCAGCAGACCTCTACCTAGAAGGTTCTGACCAATACCGTGGTTGGTTTAATTCATCCTTGATTACCTCTGTAGCCGTAAATGGTCATGCGCCATACAAGGCTGTCTTGTCACAGGGCTTTGTATTGGACGGTAAAGGCATGAAGATGTCTAAATCTCTTGGCAATACCATTCTTCCAAGTGATGTTGAGAAACAATTTGGTGCAGAAATCTTGCGTCTGTGGGTAACTTCCGTTGATACTTCAAACGACGTACGTGTGTCTATGGATATTCTTGGACAGGTTTCTGAAACCTACCGTAAAATCCGTAATACCCTTCGCTTCTTGATTGCCAACACTTCTGATTTCAATCCTGCAAGTGATACGGTGGCATACGAAGAGCTTCGTTCTGTTGACCAGTATCTCTTGGTGAAATTCAATAAATTGGTAGCTCAAATCCGTGAAGCTTACGATAACTATGACTTCATGGCTATTTACAAGTCTGTTGTCAACTTTGTGACCCTTGATTTGTCAGCCTTCTACCTCGATTTTGCCAAAGATGTCGTCTACATTGATGGTGCTAAATCACTTTCTCGTCGTCAGATGCAGACAGTCTTCTATGACATCTTGGTGAAAATTACCAAGCTCTTGACCCCAATCTTACCACACACGGCAGAGGAAATCTGGTCATACTTGGAACACGAAGCAGAAGAGTTCGTACAATTGGCGGAAATGCCAGAGGTGGAAACCTTTGCCAATGAAGCGCAGCTTTTGGCTGACTGGGAAAACTTTATGAACTTCCGTACTCAGGCACAAAAAGCCTTGGAAGAAGCGCGTAATGAAAAAGTGATTGGTAAGTCACTTGAAGCTCATTTGACTGCCTATGTCTCAGCTGAAACCAAGTCCTTCTTGGAGAGCTTGAATGTAGACCTTGCTCAGTTGCTTATCGTTTCAAACTTGACAGTAACCACGGAAGCAGCTCCTGAAAGTGCTGTTCTGGTAGAAGAAGTTGCCTTTACTGTAGAGCGTGCAAGCGGTGAAGTATGTGACCGTTGCCGCCGCATTGATACTAGTGTTGCAGAGCGCAGCTATGGTGCGACAATCTGTGACCACTGTGCAAGCGTAGTGGAAGAAAACTTTGCTGAAGCAGTAGCTCAAGGTTTTGAAGCTTAA
- a CDS encoding NUDIX hydrolase: MEKIAVFGEKKAGVSYQSRFGVYAVIPDEKKEQIILVQAPNGAWFLPGGEIEKGENHLIALERELMEELGFTAEIGKYFGQADEYFYSSHRDTHFYNPAYIYEVTSYHQIGQPLEDFNHIAWFPVNEAIYKLKRGSHKWGIEQWKLQENSFNN, translated from the coding sequence ATGGAGAAAATTGCTGTATTTGGAGAAAAGAAGGCTGGCGTCAGCTACCAGAGTCGCTTTGGTGTTTACGCAGTTATCCCAGATGAAAAGAAAGAACAGATTATACTCGTTCAAGCACCAAACGGAGCTTGGTTTCTTCCTGGTGGAGAAATTGAAAAGGGAGAAAATCACCTCATTGCTTTGGAGCGCGAATTGATGGAAGAGCTTGGATTCACCGCTGAAATCGGAAAATACTTTGGTCAGGCTGACGAATACTTCTACTCTAGCCACCGCGATACCCATTTCTATAATCCAGCCTACATCTATGAAGTAACTAGCTACCATCAAATAGGACAACCACTAGAAGATTTCAACCATATTGCCTGGTTCCCAGTCAATGAAGCCATCTATAAACTCAAACGTGGTAGTCACAAATGGGGCATTGAACAATGGAAATTGCAAGAAAATTCATTCAATAACTAG
- a CDS encoding RNA-binding protein has translation MKNDKNLLQHFSREEREFVEKIMDMCQQVEDTYSYRLTQFLHPRQDEIVCKIANYYQVQTFSSRDFVSTEHSRVIIAPAYYELDIKDFELTALHLSYARKFHTLSHSQVLGTFLNQLGIKREYLGDILIDDERLIVFIDQKFGQIALQSITKVARVPVKGKEEEWTTVRLPIGQEWRSKDVLVSSMRLDKLISVAFNLSRATANKLIEAGHVKLDYVLTEQTSKLVEIGQLISVRRYGRVRLNEFLGFSKQGKIKLKLDIVKT, from the coding sequence ATGAAAAATGACAAAAACTTATTGCAACATTTTTCTAGGGAAGAAAGAGAGTTTGTAGAGAAAATAATGGATATGTGTCAGCAAGTTGAAGATACGTATTCATACAGATTAACTCAGTTTTTACATCCTAGACAAGATGAAATTGTATGCAAAATTGCTAACTACTACCAGGTACAAACGTTTTCTAGTCGGGACTTTGTTTCGACTGAACATTCGCGGGTTATTATTGCCCCAGCTTATTATGAGTTGGACATCAAGGACTTTGAGTTAACCGCTCTTCATTTGTCCTATGCTAGAAAATTTCACACCTTATCCCATTCACAAGTTCTTGGAACTTTTCTCAATCAACTAGGGATTAAAAGGGAGTATTTGGGTGATATTTTGATTGATGATGAACGATTGATTGTCTTTATCGATCAGAAATTTGGGCAGATTGCCTTACAATCTATCACTAAAGTTGCTCGTGTCCCTGTTAAGGGAAAGGAAGAAGAATGGACGACTGTTCGACTACCGATTGGACAGGAATGGCGTTCAAAGGATGTGTTGGTTTCTAGTATGAGATTGGATAAATTGATTTCGGTCGCATTTAACCTTTCAAGGGCAACTGCAAACAAGTTGATTGAGGCTGGACATGTGAAGTTGGATTATGTTCTGACAGAACAAACCAGTAAATTAGTTGAAATAGGGCAATTAATTAGTGTTAGGAGATATGGTAGAGTTCGCCTAAATGAATTTTTAGGTTTTTCTAAGCAAGGGAAGATAAAATTAAAGTTAGACATTGTTAAAACTTAG
- a CDS encoding GNAT family N-acetyltransferase, which translates to MIRLELVNKDNFDQVLDLEVAPKDQRRVASVEYSLAQAWLYRDSEVLFPYAVKSGQLTVGFLLLSYQPMENSYYIWRLLIDQKYQNQGFGKEVIRQVLRRAKDDQQCHKVTVNYVIGNHKMRYILEKLGFQSVGLEGQEMKMELIIR; encoded by the coding sequence ATGATACGATTAGAACTGGTAAACAAAGATAATTTTGATCAGGTGCTAGATCTTGAAGTGGCACCTAAAGATCAGCGCCGAGTGGCGTCAGTTGAATATTCATTAGCTCAGGCATGGCTGTATCGAGATAGTGAAGTCCTATTTCCATATGCTGTTAAATCTGGACAGCTAACAGTGGGATTTCTTTTGTTGTCCTATCAGCCCATGGAAAACAGTTATTATATCTGGCGCTTGCTCATTGATCAGAAGTATCAAAATCAGGGCTTTGGCAAGGAGGTCATTCGGCAAGTGTTGCGACGAGCAAAGGATGATCAGCAGTGCCATAAGGTTACCGTAAATTATGTAATCGGCAATCATAAAATGAGGTACATTTTAGAAAAACTTGGTTTTCAATCCGTTGGTTTAGAAGGCCAAGAAATGAAAATGGAATTAATTATAAGATAA